The DNA sequence GAACTCGACGTTGGCCTTGTAGTAGTCCTGCCACTCCTCGGGCAGGTCGTCTTCGTAGTAGATCGCCTCGACGGGGCAGACCGGCTCGCAGGCACCGCAGTCGACGCACTCGTCAGGGTGGATGTACAGAGACCGTTCGCCCTCGTAGATGCAGTCAACGGGGCATTCGTCGATGCAGGCGCGATCCTTGACATCGACGCACGGGAGGGCGATCACATACGTCACGCCACCAGTCTACGTGCCGAGACCCGTGCGATCTC is a window from the Microbacterium sp. LWO14-1.2 genome containing:
- the fdxA gene encoding ferredoxin; the encoded protein is MTYVIALPCVDVKDRACIDECPVDCIYEGERSLYIHPDECVDCGACEPVCPVEAIYYEDDLPEEWQDYYKANVEFFDEIGSPGGAAKVGVIAHDHPIIAALPPQGE